tCTGGTACTCGGGTGTCTGCAACCTCTCGCGCCATTTTCTATCTCCCAAGAGCGCTTCTGGACTCCCAAATAAAAAGTCACATTCCATTTTCGTTAGTCTAGGGTCATTAAATTCTTCGTCTCCGACACACATAGCTGAAAATCCTAACTTTTGTAGTCTTTCTGTTTGTTCCTTCATTATAGATTGCAATGGTGCAATGACGAGTACACTAGAGTCTGGTATTAACAGCGGTATACACTCATATATAAGAGATTTCCCGCTTCCAGTTTTACAACCTACGAATAAATCTGTTCCACTTAATATTGCTGTAATTCCTTCTCGCTGAATACGTTTTAAATCCTGAATATTAAACCGTTCTTTCAAAATTCCCATGTCTATGTCTATCGAGGCCGCCATTACTGTAAATAGTGATGTTAAAGTACGGCAATTTTCATTGGCTGATTTATAAATAGGCTTAGAGATCACGTGACGTAAACAATCCCGACTTTTGATAGCACGATAGGCCAAGGGTTCGTGagaagcggtgcggatcagaaacccttggctagcgaagatgttgtTCTTGCAGAAGTTTATAACAAAACaatactatatattttaatatctatTCTTGTTGAAGTAAGAGACGGAGGATAAACCCAAGTTGTTCGAACCAATCATACATCttccattcacattttgctacCGTTTGCACTCTGCGTTCTGTGTGAGCTCACCGTTCACAGCCGCTTACTCAATTCCATTCAGCGTTTGCTCACCGTGCACTCTGCGTTCGCTTACTGTTCACTCCCTGTCCATGAGGGAAGTAAAATGTTTCAGGGACTGTATTATGTATATCATGACCAGGGCCTTGGCATCAACATCTTACATTTTATGATTACAGTTATAGGTATAAAACTCCACATGATGAATCTACATAGCATAGGGGCAAGTATTACAGAATTTTCTTAATATCAATCAGGAGTTATCAGTACCATATACATGCTtactcaatttatttttcaggcTCAGGAATTTGAAGCAAATATTCTAAGACATGTATTTGACGATAAAGAAGAAAGCTTTTTAGCCAATGTAAGTGACTTCGAGGAGGGAAGATACTTTATAAAGACAGAGTTTCATAAGAAGTTTGTGGAGGCAATAGAGGATAACAGAGCAAAAAAGACTACCTTGATCTATTTGAATGGAATTGAAGGTTTGGGGAAGACATCATCAGCGATTTACTATATTTTAAAGTGTCGAGAAAATGATGACCTCTCTGTTCATTATGTTGATGTAAACGAAATTGAAAAGCGAGATGAAGATTTGGAATTTTTCATCGCTCATTCAAAAAAGTTCAAAGATAATGACTGTATTATTGTTGATCATTTAACTCTCTATAATACACATTATCTAAACAAGATGAAGAAGATTGTGGAACGACAAGTTAAAAGACCAAAGTTTATTCTCATTGAAACAGGCTTCACTGCAAGTGCAGATAAATTTACAGAATTTGGAAGAAAATTTCAGCTTGATGAGGACTCCTTTGTAGATATTTGGAAGGGGTCCTTGGAGTACTTGATCGCAAAAAAAGACAGGGAGGATAAGAATTATGATCATAGACTTAGTCTAAAGGAAAAAGGAAAGGAAGTGTATAATGAGTTCTCAAAAGAATACATAATGACGCCCAGATTATTGAACAGTGTTTTGGAGGATATGTACACGAGAACAGATGGAACAGTGGATGATGCTTTTGCACAGttcacaaaagaaaaacaacacaaaatcGCAAATTGTAAAAGTTGTGAAAGTCCTGAGTATTCCAGGTTTCAACTTCACACTGCTGTTCTGCTCAATTTCATTCCAAACAAAAGggaaattatcatgaaatgggAAGAGGCACAGGAATTTAGTATAGGGATCAACATATTTGAAGTTCAGTACTACAGAGTCCAAGCTGAGGATCTACAAAGTAACCTTGAGTATGCAAGGATGGATTTGGATGTTGGTGATCGTTGTGTAAAAATTCGACATTTAATTCCAAACTTGGCAAACTGTTGGCGACAAAGGTTTCCGTATCATTTGGAAGAGATGATTCACAATGCAAAAATTAGTTCTGATAAAATGTTGCAAATTATGTTTCAGAATGGTGGAGCTAGAAAGgagtttgaaaaattgtttgttgAGTCTCAAAAAAAGCAAGGAGTACTTCTGCCGGAAAGGGGTGGTAATACATTGTATCAGCCATCACAGACAAAACAAGAAGTGTCACAATCATCttggaaaatgaaatatattcctGCTAAAAACTTCGTTGAATGTTACACAAAAGACCTGTCTTTGCACTATCAAGATGTACCGAACAATCTGAAAGGTCATGAAAGAAATGTTGccttattttctctttttattaaaCACTATGCAAAGTCATATGATAGATTTTTGGTATATTCAAAAATACCAAATTTTATGGGAATAGATTACTTTGTCTATTATACTGACTCTGATGAAAAGGAAGGGTGTTCGTCACCTAAAAGGGTCAAAGTTGAGGAAAAAACATTGTATCTTGTTCAAGTGGCAACTGGTGCTATGCATCGAGGTGATACAATTGGTCAAGCTTTAAATGTggtgaaacaaatttttgtgaATGAAAATGTTGCAGTtcatgttgttgttgttgttgcaagTAAGAACCAAGAATCCTTTACATTGACAAAGTGTGCATTTCAAAAGATTTCTGTGCTGGACTTAGGTGAAACTGAAGAACTCCTTTTACAGCAAAACAGCCTCCTGcatcaattttatttggaacTTGTCAGGTCATCAGAGGCAGAACATGTCTAAAAATAGCTCATTAGCTGATGATAATAATTTTTGGGAGGGAATTCAGAAGTTCGAAAATAGAGTCCATCGTATTCCACCAACTTGGTTTGCTTTTTTTGTCATCTTTTATCAACAATTGAACACAATACAAGACTCTTCCTTCTGATCAGATATCTTCTGAACAGTTTGTGATTTTGTCTTTCATACGACAGGTTTCCTGAATATCtttttgatgtttaaaatttatcaagatGAGATGCACTGATGTAGCTGTTCAAGAGTGTCTGAATGGGAAATTTTCtactttttaaggtggtatgggacacttccatatATTATTAGTATACCTGTTAGTGTCAATATACATAGTATGCAATTTTACGTAATGTATTGCATGAGTTGTTGTACTTGCAATGTTTTATACGTCTCTATGTTGTTTCCAGCTCGTTCCCGTTTGAATTAATTAAGGAGATAGACGATTATCATCATCTCAAGCCACTGTCCTGAGTacaattttaaaaccaaaattaaacaatgtatacatctaatatttcatatttttgtatttcaaaactgTCATGAATTCCTTTGCATaggaaaatacaaaaactattgaaatttttaaacctTCAGATGCTTTATTTTGATATCCCTATAAATATACTACAATTTTACTCCAGAAAAAGAACACCAATCTCCACCATGGGCATACTGCCCTCAGGCTACTTGGACTCTAATCCACATTTAATTGTCTTTCTTCATTTTGATGTTAGCATGTGAGGTTGACGTAAGCCATCCATCGTGACCCCTTCCATCGGAATAATTATATgcaaattttgttattattgaCCACGTAAAGGAATAGATTCCATCCATCGGTGCTGTAAAGATTCCGGAAGTATAATCATAAGCGCTTCCTCCGTTTAACGAAACCTTATCAAAGATCACAGTTTCTTGTTTCTTCATGTTTTCCAGAGTCTTGGTTTGTGAAGATTGGAAAGCAATTGTATCTATTTTAggattataaataatttatcttataagaaaagaataaaatgaaaatattaaaagagtTTGAAGAAAAAGGACACAGAGaagattaaaaattaatatcataatttttaatatgaattaataaCACTAACTGTTAGAGTTTTTCgtataattttaaatatggcGCAAATGTGCTGGGTAAAGCCTGCTTAGATGTGGCTTTCTACCACattgttaggcattataaccaggcTGGAACTAtcagccactaacagcagccactaCGCCCGAAAAAGCTAACGGCCAATAAAGAagatcatcaaagtactgagagtacttgagaagaaaatatatttattttattatcgacatctttttttcaatttcaagatGAGTAATGTATCAATAATTGTACGAGTATTGACAACTTCAGAGGCAGTAAAGCTCGCCTTGATAAGAGTTATACATGCGTCTGTATTTAATAGAAATCAAATCAGTATGTGTCCATACGGGTCATAAGTTACGAAAATAATGCTATCCTAAGTGCAGTCctattaaaaatggaaaactCAACGCGTCCTATAAAGTAGcatgaaaatgtatgataatatataaaacaacataAAGCACATTACTAGGTGTATGAGGTactacacatacatgtacttataggTTTTACAACTATATTTGTTGTATATTCTTACCAAATCACACATTTGTAGATATTCGTCGTAAATTGGAAGCGACCGTCTAGGCAAACAATCCTGACACTTTTTTAAAGCTgtcccccccccctaaaaaaagatagtatgtttacatcaaagttaaacatgcttgtgtttaaaatattatcCCCTTTTCTTTTTACTACCTCGGAAACAACATGAATCGAATATTAAAAAGATTTCCTATCATTACAATAATAACATGAACAGAAGTCTACCATGGTgattttattctaataaaaagaaatagcgCCTGTCGCACAAAACGGCCAAAATATCAATCCCAAGGTGAAATGGGGATTATTTTGTCCAAGTCATGTTTGGACATGACCCTTCGaggaaaaaaaagatatgataaTTAAAAGGTCCAAATAGCATGCCCgacctttgattttttttttagcatttcacaatgacaTAGGGCTAAAAGTTTGATCATTTTCTCGGATATCTAAGTGTGCATCAAAGGAATACCATGGCAGTGAAGCGGACCTATAGGGCTATTATTTCCTGGTCTCAAATTTGGGTTGCAGGGGTACCATCACATAGTCCCGAGGGTTTcgggctcatttcaggggtttatatctcatatATCTAGAATCACTAGGATAATGTATAGTACCTTCCCATGTGTTCATAACAAGCGTTAGAGGGTGTCTATCACATCTAAGAGTATTAATATAACTCACccttattttgtcattttttaaatgttaacaaTGATATAAGGGTAAAAGATGGGCCGTTATCTCCATtgtctttgaagtgtgcatctaAGGAATACATGTAGCAAGGGAGTGTAGGGAACCTATAGAGCATACATTTTttggtctcaaatttgggctgtaggggtatcACCAGTGGTCCCTAAGGCTTtgggctcatttcagggatttatatcgtTAATCATCCCACAATTTTCTCTGGGAGAGAATGTTAATTTTtcattgtgtatgaatgtgttttttgtttctttttttcaatgacatAATGGTTATGCAACACATGCACACATGTTTTATCATATTCGTGTAAACATTGCAATTTTTTGTCCATTCAATTGTAAAATTGCGGTAAAATATAGTTCAGCAAGCTGTGCAAAATTTGTAAATCAAATATCgttttaagataca
This genomic window from Crassostrea angulata isolate pt1a10 chromosome 8, ASM2561291v2, whole genome shotgun sequence contains:
- the LOC128159260 gene encoding uncharacterized protein LOC128159260 isoform X1, with translation MKSDSLLISQSAQEFEANILRHVFDDKEESFLANVSDFEEGRYFIKTEFHKKFVEAIEDNRAKKTTLIYLNGIEGLGKTSSAIYYILKCRENDDLSVHYVDVNEIEKRDEDLEFFIAHSKKFKDNDCIIVDHLTLYNTHYLNKMKKIVERQVKRPKFILIETGFTASADKFTEFGRKFQLDEDSFVDIWKGSLEYLIAKKDREDKNYDHRLSLKEKGKEVYNEFSKEYIMTPRLLNSVLEDMYTRTDGTVDDAFAQFTKEKQHKIANCKSCESPEYSRFQLHTAVLLNFIPNKREIIMKWEEAQEFSIGINIFEVQYYRVQAEDLQSNLEYARMDLDVGDRCVKIRHLIPNLANCWRQRFPYHLEEMIHNAKISSDKMLQIMFQNGGARKEFEKLFVESQKKQGVLLPERGGNTLYQPSQTKQEVSQSSWKMKYIPAKNFVECYTKDLSLHYQDVPNNLKGHERNVALFSLFIKHYAKSYDRFLVYSKIPNFMGIDYFVYYTDSDEKEGCSSPKRVKVEEKTLYLVQVATGAMHRGDTIGQALNVVKQIFVNENVAVHVVVVVASKNQESFTLTKCAFQKISVLDLGETEELLLQQNSLLHQFYLELVRSSEAEHV
- the LOC128159260 gene encoding uncharacterized protein LOC128159260 isoform X2 → MAQEFEANILRHVFDDKEESFLANVSDFEEGRYFIKTEFHKKFVEAIEDNRAKKTTLIYLNGIEGLGKTSSAIYYILKCRENDDLSVHYVDVNEIEKRDEDLEFFIAHSKKFKDNDCIIVDHLTLYNTHYLNKMKKIVERQVKRPKFILIETGFTASADKFTEFGRKFQLDEDSFVDIWKGSLEYLIAKKDREDKNYDHRLSLKEKGKEVYNEFSKEYIMTPRLLNSVLEDMYTRTDGTVDDAFAQFTKEKQHKIANCKSCESPEYSRFQLHTAVLLNFIPNKREIIMKWEEAQEFSIGINIFEVQYYRVQAEDLQSNLEYARMDLDVGDRCVKIRHLIPNLANCWRQRFPYHLEEMIHNAKISSDKMLQIMFQNGGARKEFEKLFVESQKKQGVLLPERGGNTLYQPSQTKQEVSQSSWKMKYIPAKNFVECYTKDLSLHYQDVPNNLKGHERNVALFSLFIKHYAKSYDRFLVYSKIPNFMGIDYFVYYTDSDEKEGCSSPKRVKVEEKTLYLVQVATGAMHRGDTIGQALNVVKQIFVNENVAVHVVVVVASKNQESFTLTKCAFQKISVLDLGETEELLLQQNSLLHQFYLELVRSSEAEHV
- the LOC128160955 gene encoding LOW QUALITY PROTEIN: uncharacterized protein LOC128160955 (The sequence of the model RefSeq protein was modified relative to this genomic sequence to represent the inferred CDS: substituted 2 bases at 2 genomic stop codons), coding for MAIIHKNVIFRLPRVYNRGVLGIYYLLMSFALLVAVTANETPQQIVTRYNNYKAICNEMGFESVRCKDTIAFQSSQTKTLENMKKQETVIFDKVSLNGGSAYDYTSGIFTAPMDGIYSFTWSIITKFAYNYSDGRGHDGWLTSTSHANIKMKKDNXMWIRVQVAXGQYAHGGDWCSFSGVKL